AGTGGCGATCGCGTCTTGTTAATTGTGGATGATGATGATAAGTTTGCCCGCATCTTACTAGACATGGCGCGTCAACAAAGCTTTAAAGTCATCGTTGCTTTACAAAGCAAGCAAGGTCTAACACTAGCACAACAGTTTAAACCCGATGCAATTACTTTAGATATTCATATGCCGGGGATGGATGGCTGGACAATGTTAGATCGTCTCAAGCGCGATCCCGAAACTAGACACATTCCCATACATATATTTTCTGTTGACGACAGAGAACAACGAGGATTACAGCAAGGAGCAGTCACTTACCTGCAAAAACCCGTATCTCCAGAAGCCTTGACTCAGGTATTCACTGAGATTAATAGCTTTATTGAGCGTAAGGTGAAAAATCTGCTAATTATAGAAGATGATCCTGTGCAAGCCCAAAGTATTATCGAACTGATTGGTAATGGCGATGTTCAGAGTACAGCAGTAGATTCAGGAACAGAAGCACTCCAGATTTTGCAATCTCAGCGATTTGATTGTATTGTGCTAGATTTAGGTTTACCTGATATGAGTGGGCTAGAACTAATTGAGCAAATTAAGCTTAAACCCAACCTTTTGAAACTGCCAATCATAGTTTACACTGGCAAAGAACTGACTCGACAACAGGAAACTCAACTGAGGCGATTAGCAGAGACAATTATCATTAAGAATGTGCGATCGCCAGAACGTTTGTTAGATGAAACTGCCTTATTTTTACATCGGGTGCAAGCTAATTTACCCCAACCCAAGCGCCAGATATTAGAACAACTGCACCAAACCGATCCTGTGCTTGCTCATAAAAAAATTCTCATTGTCGATGATGATTTGCGAAATATCTTTGCCATCACCAGTTTTTTAGAAGGTTATCAAATGCAAGTGCTATTTGCAGAAAATGGCAGGGCTGGTATTGAAGTATTGCAAGCTAATCCTGAGACTAACATTGTTCTCATGGATGTGATGATGCCAGAAATGGATGGTTACGAAACTACCCAGGCCATTCGCCAGCAGCAGGAATTTCGCTCACTACCAATTATTGCCTTAACTGCCAAAGCTATGCCAGGCGATCGTGAAAAGTGCATCGAAGCAGGAGCTTCTGACTACATTACCAAACCCGTAGATACCGAACAACTGCTGTCACTACTACGAGTTTGGCTATATCGATAGGCAAGAGTGCTAAGTACTGACTAGTTGTTTGCCAAAAATTCTTGAACAGTCAAAATCTTTATGCCTCGCCAAGGGTTTAGCACTAGCAAATCATCATCTCCAGTAACAATACACTCTGCTTCGCCACTCACCGCCAATTCCAGATATTTGTTGTCTTTTGGATCTCGGCATTCATCAATCTGTTCAGTGACATCAATAAACTGAGCAGTTTCTGTTAAATATTCTAGAAATTCTTGTCGCCTTAATAAACTGATATCAAGTTCGGCTAATTACTTACGATATAGTCGG
Above is a window of Nostoc sp. UHCC 0702 DNA encoding:
- a CDS encoding putative toxin-antitoxin system toxin component, PIN family, encoding MSLLRRQEFLEYLTETAQFIDVTEQIDECRDPKDNKYLELAVSGEAECIVTGDDDLLVLNPWRGIKILTVQEFLANN